TACCGCGCCATGATTGACGCATTCATCGAATTCGAGCGCGGCGAGTTCCAGCGCCTGCGCCCGCAACCGTCCCAGGAAGGCTGAGCCATGTCACGCATGAAACTTTTGATGATCGACAACTACGACAGCTTCACCTACAACATCGTCCAGTATTTTGGCGAGCTGGGCGCCGAGGTGGAGGTGTTTCGCAACGACGAGATCACGGTGGCCGAGATTGCCGCGCGGCTGGACGCGGGGCTGCTCGACCGCCTGGTGGTGTCGCCCGGCCCGTGCTCGCCGGCCGAGGCCGGCATTTCAGTCGCGGCCATCCAGCACTTTGCCGGCAAGCTGCCGATCCTGGGCGTCTGCCTGGGCCACCAAGCCATAGGCGCGGCTTTTGGCGGCAAGATTATCCGGGCGCAGGTGCTGATGCACGGCAAGACCAGCGTCATCACGACCTCGCAGCAGGGCGTTTTTGCCGGCCTGCCCGCGCAATTCACCGTCAACCGCTACCACTCGCTGGCGATTGAAAAATCGTCGTGTCCCGACGTGCTCGAAGTCACCGCCTGGACCGACGACGGCGAAATCATGGGCGTGCGCCACAAGACGCTGCCGATTCAGGGCGTGCAGTTTCACCCCGAATCCATCCTGACCGAGCACGGCCATGCGATGCTGAAAAACTTCCTGGAGCAGCGGATATGAGAGTCGCTATTTATTTGATAGCTGCTTGCGCATAAGCAGCATGCGCAAAAGGCCTGAATGATGCATAAACCAGTCGATTTGCGCAGCGACACGGTCACGCAGCCGACCGCCGCGATGCGCGCGGCGATGCAGGCAGCGCCGCTGGGCGACGATGTGTTTGGCGACGACCCGAGCGTCAACGCGCTGCAGGAAAAAATCGCCGCGCTGCTGGGCTTCGAGGCCGCGCTGTTCGTGCCCACCGGAACGCAGGGCAACCTGTGCGCCATCCTCGGCCATTGCCAGCGCGGCGACGAGTACATCGTCGGCCAGCAGGCGCACTGCTACCGCTGGGAAGGCGGCGGCGCGGCGGTGTTCGGCAGCGTGCAGCCACAGCCGCTGAACCACCAGCCCGACGGCACGCTGGCCCTGGGTGATATCGAAGCGGCCATCAAGCCCGACGACGCGCATTTCGCCCGCACGCGGCTGCTGGCGCTGGAAAACACGCTGGGCGGCAAGCTGCTGCCTTTCGACTATGTAGAGCAAGCCACGCAACTGGCGCAAGACCGGGGCCTGGGCCGGCATCTGGACGGTGCGCGGCTGTTCAACGCCGCCGTGGCGCAGGCGGCGCAAACCGGCAGCGATGCCTTCACCGAGGCGCGCCGCATCGCCCAGTGCTTTGACAGCGTGTCGGTCTGCTTCAGCAAGGGGCTGGGCGCGCCGGTCGGCTCGGCGCTGTGCGGATCGCCGGGTTTCATCGCCCGCGCCCACCGCATCCGCAAGATGGCCGGCGGCGGCATGCGCCAGTCCGGCATGCTGGCTGCGGCCGCCGCGCATGCGCTGGACCATCATGTCGTGCGGCTGGCGCAGGACCATGCGCTGGCGCAGCGGCTGGCCGACGGGCTGGCGGGCATCGACGGCCTGCGGGTGGAAGCGCCGCAGACCAACATCCTGTTCGTGGATTTGACGGGTGCCGCCAAGGCCCGGTCTGCCGACCTGCTCAGGCATCTGGCCGACAACGGTATTCAGGCCACCGGCCTTTACCGCCTGCGGTTTGTCACGCACCTGGACGTGGATGCTGCGGACATTGACCGCGCAGCCGCCGTGGTCCGACAATTCTTCAATGGCTGACCTTCTGCCGCCGCCATCAAGCCCAAACACCTCACCATCAAGAAACCCCATGCCCAACAGCCACAAGATCACCGCCAGCGAAGCCCTGCAGCGCACCATCGAGCACCGCGAGATTTTTCATGACGAGATGCTGCACATCATGCGGCTCATCATGAGTGGCGAGATGTCGCCGCTCATGACGGCGGCGCTGATCACCGGCCTGCGCGTCAAGAAGGAAACCATCGGCGAAATCACCGCCGCCGCGCAGGTGATGCGCGAGTTCTCGACCAAGGTGCATGTCGCCGACAAGACCCATCTGGTCGATATCGTCGGCACCGGCGGCGACGGCTCGCACACCTTCAACATCTCGACCTGCGCCATGTTCGTGGCGGCAAGCGCCGGCGCGAGGGTCAGCAAGCACGGCGGGCGCAGCGTCAGCAGCAAGTCGGGCAGCGCCGACGTGGTCGAGTCGCTGGGCATTTCGCTCAATCTGTCGCCCGAGGCGATTGCCCGCTGCATCGAGGAAGTGGGCGTCGGCTTCATGTTCGCACCCAACCACCATCCGGCCATGAAGAACGTCGCGCCGGTGCGCAAGGAACTCGGCATCCGCACCATCTTCAACATCCTCGGCCCGCTGACCAACCCGGCCAGCGCACCGAACATCCTGATGGGCGTGTTCCACCCCGACCTGGTCGGCATTCAGGTCCGCGCGCTGCAGCGCCTCGGGGCCGAGCACGCCCTGGTGGTGTACGGCAAGGACGGCATGGACGAGGTCAGCCTGGGCGCTGCCACCGTGGTGGGCGAACTGAAGGACGGCGAAATCACCGAGTACGAAATCCATCCGGAAGACTTCGGCATTCCCATGGCCAGCAACCGCGCGCTGCGGGTTGAAACGCCCGAGCAGTCCAAGGCCATGCTGCTGGGCGTGCTCGACAACCAGCTGGGCGCGCCGCGCGACATCGTGATCCTCAACGCCGGTGCCGCGCTCTATGCCGCCAATGTGGTAAATTCAATGAAAGACGGCATGGATCGGGCGCAAGCTGCTATTGAATCAGGAGCGGCCAGGCGGAAGCTGGCGCAACTCGCCGAGTTCAGCCAGTCCGCGTCCGGAGCCTGAACACATCACCCGCCGGGCAGCGCAAGCCGCCGCCCGTCTACCCCACTGGAATCCCATGAGCGACATCCTGAACAAGATCATTGCCGTCAAGCGCGAAGAAATCAAAGACGCCATCAACCGCAAGCCCCTGCCCGCCATGCGCAAGGACGCCGAGTCGCGCGTGCTGACGCGGGACTTTGTCGGCGCCCTGCGCGCCAAAATCGCCGCAGGCAAGCCCGCCGTGATTGCCGAAATCAAGAAGGCCAGCCCGTCCAAGGGCGTGCTGCGCGCCGACTTCATTCCCGCCGATATCGCCCAGAGCTATGCCGAGTTCGGCGCGGCCTGCCTGTCGGTCCTGACCGACCAGCAGTTTTTCCAGGGCAGCATCGACTACCTGAAGCAGGCGAGGGCATCGTGCAGCCTGCCGGTGCTGCGCAAGGATTTCATCATTGACGCCTACCAGGTCTATGAGTCCCGCGTCATGGGCGCCGACTGCATCCTGCTGATCGCCGCCTGCCTGGACGACGCGCAGATGAAGACCCTAGAAGCGCTGGCGATGTCGCTCGACATGGCGGTGCTGGTCGAGGTGCATGACGAGGCGGAGCTGGAACGCGCGCTCAGGCTCAGGACGCCTTTGATCGGCATCAACAACCGCAACCTGAACACCTTCGAGGTCTCGCTGGACACGACCTTGAGGCTGATGGGAAAAGTGCCAGCAGAGCGCCTGCTGGTCACCGAATCGGGCATCACGACGCCTGAAGATGTCAAACGCATGCGGGACGCCAAGGTCAACGCTTTCCTGGTCGGCGAGGCTTTCATGCGGGCAGACGAACCGGGCGTTGCGCTGGCCGAGCTGTTTGGCGAATAAAAGAGGAGAGGGTGATGGCGCAGCAATCCTTTTCCGCACTGCCTGACGGTGTCATGCCGGACCGGCTGATGAGCGCCGATCCGTCAACATGGCCGGTTGCGGCCGACTGGCAGCCTGTGGTGGACGATTTTTTTGCCAGTGCCACCGGCCAGAAGCTACTGGCGTTTTTACGCGCAAGGCTGGAAGCCGGCGCGGTCATCTTTCCGCCACGGCCGCTGCGTGCGCTCGAACTGACGCCGGCCAAGGAGGTGCGCGTCGTCATCCTGGGCCAGGACCCCTACCACGGGCGCGGGCAGGCCGAAGGGCTGGCGTTTTCCGTGGCGCCTGGGGTGGCTTTGCCGCCTTCGCTGCGCAATATCTTCAAGGAACTGCAGCGCGACCTGGGCACGCCGCCGCCGAAGTTCCCGGTGCCCGGCGGCAGCCTGGTCAATTGGGCAACCCATGGCGTGCTGCTGCTCAACACCTGCCTGACGGTGGAAGAGGGCGTTGCGGCAAGCCATGCCGGCAAGGGCTGGGAAATGCTGACCGACAGCGTGATTCGCCAGGTATCGGCGGGCGATCATGCTGTGGTATTCATGCTGTGGGGCGCGCATGCGCAGTCCAAGCGAGCGCTGATCGATGACAGCCGCCACAAGGTGCTGGTTGCCAACCATCCTTCGCCACTGTCGGCCCTGAGGCCACCCTTGCCTTTCATCGGTTGCGGGCATTTTTCACAGGCGCGTGAGTGGAAGGTTGCGCATCAAAAAGACTGACTCGCTATTTAGTTGATAGCTTGAAGCGCTTGTCGAGATAGACAATCCAGCTTGATGAGTGGCAGAAATCGGTGCCTTGATGCATTGATGTGGGTCGGCTTGGCGCGCTGGCCGCTTGCTTGTAAATATTTAAAGCAGTTTAGGCGCAGGAATTTTACGTTTTTCATAAAAGAATGGCATAATCCGTAATTCGCTTGAGGATGGGTGTCCGAGTGGTTAAAGGAGGCAGACTGTAAATCTGTTCGCTAACGCGTACGCTGGTTCGAATCCAGCCCCATCCACCAACTTCTAATTGATTTTGGTAGGCAAACATAGAAAAGTCAGTGTTTTGAAGTAGTTGAGTGTGAGTTGATCTGGTAGGGCTGCGCGGGAGTAGTTCAATGGTAGAACCCTAGCCTTCCAAGCTAATGACGCGGGTTCGATTCCCGTCTCCCGCTCCAAGGTGCTGAAAGTGCTGTGGAGTTTTGCAGGTTAAAGTTGCGCTTGTTTGCTGTAAGAATTTTTTGAATTCGCCCATTTGGCTCAGTGGCAGAGCACTCCCTTGGTAAGGGAGAGGTCCCGGGTCCGATTCCCGGAATGGGCACCAATTTTTAAACTAGCGCAGTATATTTTTTGCTGAAGCTGGTTGCAGTTTGTTAAGTGGTTTTGTAACTTTTCGGAGTTGGAAATGGCAAAAGAGAAATTTTCGCGGACCAAGCCGCACGTAAACGTCGGCACGATTGGCCACGTTGACCATGGCAAGACCACGCTGACGGCAGCGATTGCGACCGTGCTGGCCGCCAAGTTCGGCGGCGAAGCCAAGGCGTACGACCAGATCGACGCGGCACCGGAAGAAAAAGCGCGCGGCATCACCATCAACACCGCCCACGTCGAGTACGAAACGGCCGCCCGTCACTACGCCCACGTTGACTGCCCGGGTCACGCCGATTATGTGAAGAACATGATCACTGGCGCCGCCCAGATGGATGGCGCCATTTTGGTCTGCTCGGCCGCTGACGGCCCGATGCCCCAGACCCGCGAGCACATCCTGCTGGCCCGCCAGGTGGGCGTTCCCTACATCATCGTGTTCCTGAACAAGTGCGACATGGTCGATGACGCAGAACTGCTCGAACTCGTCGAGATGGAAGTGCGCGAGTTGCTCGACAAGTACGATTTCCCTGGCGACGACACCCCCATCATCCACGGCTCGGCCAAGCTCGCCCTCGAAGGCGACAAGGGTCCGCTGGGCGAAGAAGCCATCATGAAGCTGGCTGACGCACTGGACAACTACATTCCCCTGCCAGAGCGCGCTGTTGACGGCGCCTTCCTGATGCCCGTGGAAGACGTGTTCTCCATCTCCGGCCGCGGCACCGTGGTGACCGGCCGTATCGAGCGCGGCATCATCAAGGTCGGCGAAGAAATCGAGATCGTCGGTATCGCTGACACGCAAAAGACCATCTGCACCGGCGTGGAAATGTTCCGAAAGCTGCTCGACCAGGGCCAAGCTGGCGACAACGTCGGTATCTTGCTGCGCGGCACCAAGCGCGAAGATGTGCAGCGCGGCCAGGTGCTGTGCAAGCCCGGCTCGATCAAGCCGCACACGCACTTCACCGGCGAGATCTATGTCCTGTCGAAAGACGAAGGCGGCCGTCACACGCCTTTCTTCAACAACTACCGTCCCCAGTTCTACTTCCGCACGACGGACGTGACCGGCGCGATCGAGTTGCCAGAAGGCAAGGAAATGGTCATGCCAGGCGACAACGTGTCGATCACCGTCAAGCTGATCAACCCGATTGCCATGGAAGAAGGCCTGCGCTTCGCCATCCGCGAAGGCGGCCGTACCGTGGGCGCTGGCGTTGTGGCCAAGATCCTCGCGTAATTGGTTGAAAGTTTAATGCAGGGGTATAGCTCAATTGGCAGAGCGTCGGTCTCCAAAACCGAAGGTTGATGGTTCGATTCCTTCTGCCCCTGCCACTCGATTGTTGAAGTCATCAACGTCGCAAGTGGATTGAAAAGTAATAAGCAAGCCCACCGGGAGTTAAAAACTTCGGGTGGGCTTAAGCGTCTGCAGAGATGCACGAAGATTGAACAGGAAATTCGGCAGCCATGGCCTCTACTCAAGTTGAAACCGTCAGTACCAACGCCGACAAGGCCAAGCTCGGTTTGGCGGTTGTGCTGGTTCTGGCATCCCTTGTGGGCTTTTACATGCTTGGCAAGCAGGGTCAGGTTGCGCAATGGGGTGTCCTGCTCGCAGGTCTGGTTGCGGCGGTTGTTGTTTTCGTATCGTCGGAACTTGGCAAGCAGTTTCTTGCTTTCGGCCGTGATTCTGTACGCGAAGTCAAAAAAGTCGTCTGGCCGGCTCGTAGAGAGGCGATTCAAATGACCGCTTACGTGTTTGGCTTTGTGGTGGTGATGGCATTGTTTTTGTGGTTGACGGATAAAACACTTGAATGGGTGTTCTACGACCTGATCCTTGGATGGAAAAGATAATGAGCGATCTGAACAATACGGTAGTCAGCGACGTTGTAGCTGATGCCTCCTTGGCGCTGACCCCTGGCATGCAGTGGTATGTTGTTCATGCCTATTCCGGCATGGAAAAAGCGGCTGAGCGTAATATTGTTGAGCGCATCAACCGTGCTGGCATGCAGTCCAAGTTTGGCCGCTTTCTTGTGCCTACCGAAGAGGTGGTCGAGATCAAGAATGGCCAGAAAAAAACGACCGAACGTCGTTTCTTCCCCGGCTATGTGCTTGTAGAAATGGTCATGGATGACGAAACCTGGCATTTGGTGAAGCACACCAATAAAGTCACTGGTTTTGTTGGCGGTGCGAAAAACCGTCCAGCCCCCATTTCTGAAGAAGAAGTGCAAAAGATCGTCAGCCAGATGCAGGTTGGTACCGACAAGCCGCGCCACAAGGTCGAGTTTGAAGCGGGTGAATACGTTCGTGTCAAGGATGGCCCTTTCACTGACTTCAACGGTACGGTTGAAGAAGTGAACTACGAAAAGAACAAAGTTCGGGTGTCGGTCACGATTTTCGGACGGGCAACACCGGTTGAGCTGGAGTTCAGTCAGATCGAAAAAACCTGATTCCCCTTTTTGAGGGAATAAGCCCAGGCGCTGTTTTGGGTTGATGAAAATTTTGCGCTTTGCAACTCGGCGCGAAGGATTTTAAGAAATCCCTTTTGAGTTGTGTAACCCCGGGAAGCCTGAAGCCTGTTTTTGACAGCTTTCGGCGTTATGACCCGCAAGGAGAAAAGTATGGCGAAAAAAATCGTCGGCTTCGTCAAGCTGCAAGTACCAGCTGGCAAGGCCAATCCATCCCCACCGATCGGACCCGCTCTGGGTCAACGCGGTTTGAACATCATGGAATTCTGCAAGGCATTCAATGCCCAGACCCAAGGTGTCGAGCCTGGTTTGCCACTGCCCGTGGTGATCACCGCTTATGCGGACAAGAGCTTTACCTTCATCATCAAGACGCCTCCAGCGATCACCCTGATCAAGAAGGCCATCAAGCTTGACAAGGGATCGGCAACGCCGCATTCCGCCAAGGTTGGCAAGATCACCCGCGCACAGCTGGAAGAAATCGCCAAAGCCAAGATGAAAGATTTGACTGCTGCTGATCTGGATGCCGCAGTTCGTACTATTGCCGGTTCTGCCCGCTCCATGGGTGTGACGGTGGAGGGTGTTGTATGAGCAAGCTGACCAAACGTCAAAAAACCGTCGGCGACAAGATCGACAGCAACAAGCTGTACGCACTGTCTGACGCACTGGGCCTTGTCAAAGAGTTCGCTGTCGCCAAGTTCGATGAGTCCATCGACGTGGCCGTGCAACTCGGTATCGATGCCAAGAAATCTGACCAGGTTGTTCGCGGCGCTGTCGTGCTGCCAAACGGCACAGGTAAAACCAAGCGTGTCGCTGTGTTCGCCCAAGGTGCCAAGGCTGAAGAAGCCAAGGCTGCTGGTGCAGACATCGTTGGCATGGATGATCTGGCTGCCGACATCAAGGCCGGCAAGATGGACTTCGACGTCGTGATTGCTTCCCCTGATGCGATGCGCATCGTCGGTACGCTGGGCCAGATCCTCGGCCCACGTGGTCTGATGCCTAACCCTAAGGTCGGCACTGTGACGCCTGACGTCGCGACCGCTGTCCGCAACGCAAAAGCTGGCCAGGTCCAGTTCCGCGTTGACAAGGCCGGTATTGTGCATGGCACCATCGGTCGCCGTTCGTTCGACACCGCCAAGTTGCAAGGCAATCTGGCTGCATTGGTTGACGCGCTGATCAAGGCCAAGCCTGCTACCAGCAAGGGCGTGTACTTGAAGAAAGTCGCTGTTTCATCAACGATGGGCGTGGGCGTTCGCGTCGATACGCAATCCATCGCGGCTTGAGGGTAAAAATTTGAACGACGCGCAAGCGTCGTTCAGAGTGGTGGGCTGCCGGGGTCTCTCTGGCAGGTCATCCAGGACCGTTGGTGTGCCAGCCTTGATAACTATCAGGGCCAGGCACTTAATCGCAAGACAGCCAACGCAGATGGCGGTCCCGCTGCTTGAATGGTTTTGAAAGAAATCTGAAAACAGTTGGTCGCTGAACATGAGCGTATCAAAGGGTGGCCGCGCAAGCGCAAGCCCGACGGTACATTTTTAAGGAGTAGACCTTGAGTCTCAATCGCAGTGAGAAACAAGCCGTCATTGATGAAGTGACAGGCCTCGCCGCTAAAGCTCAAACGCTCGTGATGGCGGAATACCGTG
This DNA window, taken from Polaromonas hydrogenivorans, encodes the following:
- the trpD gene encoding anthranilate phosphoribosyltransferase, which produces MPNSHKITASEALQRTIEHREIFHDEMLHIMRLIMSGEMSPLMTAALITGLRVKKETIGEITAAAQVMREFSTKVHVADKTHLVDIVGTGGDGSHTFNISTCAMFVAASAGARVSKHGGRSVSSKSGSADVVESLGISLNLSPEAIARCIEEVGVGFMFAPNHHPAMKNVAPVRKELGIRTIFNILGPLTNPASAPNILMGVFHPDLVGIQVRALQRLGAEHALVVYGKDGMDEVSLGAATVVGELKDGEITEYEIHPEDFGIPMASNRALRVETPEQSKAMLLGVLDNQLGAPRDIVILNAGAALYAANVVNSMKDGMDRAQAAIESGAARRKLAQLAEFSQSASGA
- the tuf gene encoding elongation factor Tu encodes the protein MAKEKFSRTKPHVNVGTIGHVDHGKTTLTAAIATVLAAKFGGEAKAYDQIDAAPEEKARGITINTAHVEYETAARHYAHVDCPGHADYVKNMITGAAQMDGAILVCSAADGPMPQTREHILLARQVGVPYIIVFLNKCDMVDDAELLELVEMEVRELLDKYDFPGDDTPIIHGSAKLALEGDKGPLGEEAIMKLADALDNYIPLPERAVDGAFLMPVEDVFSISGRGTVVTGRIERGIIKVGEEIEIVGIADTQKTICTGVEMFRKLLDQGQAGDNVGILLRGTKREDVQRGQVLCKPGSIKPHTHFTGEIYVLSKDEGGRHTPFFNNYRPQFYFRTTDVTGAIELPEGKEMVMPGDNVSITVKLINPIAMEEGLRFAIREGGRTVGAGVVAKILA
- the trpC gene encoding indole-3-glycerol phosphate synthase TrpC, with translation MSDILNKIIAVKREEIKDAINRKPLPAMRKDAESRVLTRDFVGALRAKIAAGKPAVIAEIKKASPSKGVLRADFIPADIAQSYAEFGAACLSVLTDQQFFQGSIDYLKQARASCSLPVLRKDFIIDAYQVYESRVMGADCILLIAACLDDAQMKTLEALAMSLDMAVLVEVHDEAELERALRLRTPLIGINNRNLNTFEVSLDTTLRLMGKVPAERLLVTESGITTPEDVKRMRDAKVNAFLVGEAFMRADEPGVALAELFGE
- the nusG gene encoding transcription termination/antitermination protein NusG produces the protein MSDLNNTVVSDVVADASLALTPGMQWYVVHAYSGMEKAAERNIVERINRAGMQSKFGRFLVPTEEVVEIKNGQKKTTERRFFPGYVLVEMVMDDETWHLVKHTNKVTGFVGGAKNRPAPISEEEVQKIVSQMQVGTDKPRHKVEFEAGEYVRVKDGPFTDFNGTVEEVNYEKNKVRVSVTIFGRATPVELEFSQIEKT
- a CDS encoding aminodeoxychorismate/anthranilate synthase component II, encoding MKLLMIDNYDSFTYNIVQYFGELGAEVEVFRNDEITVAEIAARLDAGLLDRLVVSPGPCSPAEAGISVAAIQHFAGKLPILGVCLGHQAIGAAFGGKIIRAQVLMHGKTSVITTSQQGVFAGLPAQFTVNRYHSLAIEKSSCPDVLEVTAWTDDGEIMGVRHKTLPIQGVQFHPESILTEHGHAMLKNFLEQRI
- the rplK gene encoding 50S ribosomal protein L11; amino-acid sequence: MAKKIVGFVKLQVPAGKANPSPPIGPALGQRGLNIMEFCKAFNAQTQGVEPGLPLPVVITAYADKSFTFIIKTPPAITLIKKAIKLDKGSATPHSAKVGKITRAQLEEIAKAKMKDLTAADLDAAVRTIAGSARSMGVTVEGVV
- the ltaE gene encoding low-specificity L-threonine aldolase, with translation MMHKPVDLRSDTVTQPTAAMRAAMQAAPLGDDVFGDDPSVNALQEKIAALLGFEAALFVPTGTQGNLCAILGHCQRGDEYIVGQQAHCYRWEGGGAAVFGSVQPQPLNHQPDGTLALGDIEAAIKPDDAHFARTRLLALENTLGGKLLPFDYVEQATQLAQDRGLGRHLDGARLFNAAVAQAAQTGSDAFTEARRIAQCFDSVSVCFSKGLGAPVGSALCGSPGFIARAHRIRKMAGGGMRQSGMLAAAAAHALDHHVVRLAQDHALAQRLADGLAGIDGLRVEAPQTNILFVDLTGAAKARSADLLRHLADNGIQATGLYRLRFVTHLDVDAADIDRAAAVVRQFFNG
- the secE gene encoding preprotein translocase subunit SecE, producing the protein MASTQVETVSTNADKAKLGLAVVLVLASLVGFYMLGKQGQVAQWGVLLAGLVAAVVVFVSSELGKQFLAFGRDSVREVKKVVWPARREAIQMTAYVFGFVVVMALFLWLTDKTLEWVFYDLILGWKR
- a CDS encoding uracil-DNA glycosylase; amino-acid sequence: MAQQSFSALPDGVMPDRLMSADPSTWPVAADWQPVVDDFFASATGQKLLAFLRARLEAGAVIFPPRPLRALELTPAKEVRVVILGQDPYHGRGQAEGLAFSVAPGVALPPSLRNIFKELQRDLGTPPPKFPVPGGSLVNWATHGVLLLNTCLTVEEGVAASHAGKGWEMLTDSVIRQVSAGDHAVVFMLWGAHAQSKRALIDDSRHKVLVANHPSPLSALRPPLPFIGCGHFSQAREWKVAHQKD
- the rplA gene encoding 50S ribosomal protein L1, with the translated sequence MSKLTKRQKTVGDKIDSNKLYALSDALGLVKEFAVAKFDESIDVAVQLGIDAKKSDQVVRGAVVLPNGTGKTKRVAVFAQGAKAEEAKAAGADIVGMDDLAADIKAGKMDFDVVIASPDAMRIVGTLGQILGPRGLMPNPKVGTVTPDVATAVRNAKAGQVQFRVDKAGIVHGTIGRRSFDTAKLQGNLAALVDALIKAKPATSKGVYLKKVAVSSTMGVGVRVDTQSIAA